A window of uncultured Methanoregula sp. genomic DNA:
GCTCCGTTTCCCCTCCGGTGATTTCCGGCTCTCTGTTGTGGACAGCAAATCGGGCCCGGATTTGTTTCGTGTGGAGAATTCGCAAGGATATTGCCCGGATTGCCTGAAATCGGCTGAAATGCACCTCATACAATGGCCCTTAATGGTGGTCCGGCAGGGGGTCTTCCGGGACCTGGGGTCTGTCAATCCGGGAGGAGAATCACGAACAGACCGCGAATATGAAGGTTTTTTTGTCCGGGGATCCCATCAGGGTCCCCTGTCCCACCCCCCGGATTTGCCTCACGGAGCAATCTGACCCGGTATTTTTCCCTGGACAACTGCGGATTGCTGCATTGAATATCCAGCCCGGAAAAAAATTGCAAAAAAATGTCAGAAAATTATGGTAAAAAAGTGGTACGGGCCTCACGGGGAAGGCACTTTTTTCTTCCTATCCATGATGCTTTTGATAATTTTATCCGGGTCTGTCTCCAGGATTTTTTTCCGGTCCTTTGTCCAGTCCCCGCTCCCGGTCTCATAGATCTGGAGGAACCGGATTGCATCATCGGGGCTCATAGCAATTCCAGGAATTTTTCGACCGTAAGATCCGCATCCTTAATGATGATCCTCAATGTCCCCCGGGCAATTTCCGGGTGGTTCGGAATCGTCAGTGGTCTCCGGACCGGATGCCTGAGGTGGATATGACTTCCTTTCTGATCATTGATTGAATACCCCAGTTTGCAAAGAGCTTTTACGACTTCCTTTCCGGAGATGATGGGGAGTTTATCCGTCATATGTCAACGGCCACGAAGGTCTCTTTGATGCCCGGGCGGTGATAGAGGGGAATGCCATCCCGGGCGAGAGCGGAAAGATGCAATTCAATGGCTTCGGCTATATTTTTCTTTGCTTCCTCCTCGGTCTTTCCCTGAGAGACACAACCCGGAAGTGCCGGTACGGTGACAACATACCAGCCATCCTCGTCCTGCTCAATCGCGATTTTGAAATCCATATCTGCCCCCGATTGTATACAGATATTATATTCCGGTATTTAAGAGGGTTTATGGCGACTCCTCATAATCTCTCTTGTTGTCGCTAAGAACCTCAACGTACCCGAATAACCGGTCGGGATCAATCTTAACCTGATGGAAACCGCAACCGTTGGCAATCAGGGTGCCGGATCGTTAGCAGCATCCGGAATGACAATCCCTGCACGGAAAAATTTGCAGGGAACCATGGTTATGTTGAATGCCCTTCCCGTTGCAGCGATGTGGCTGTATATATGGCTTGCATCCGACTGGTTGACCCGCTCATCCGGATTCAGCAGGATAACGATTGAACCCTCGTTGTTGTCCTTCCCATACCCGACAATCAACCCCTGCGGGTAAAACCATGGGCTGATATCTGCTTTGGATGCGTTGATGAATGCATCCATGAGGGCAGGGTTATCAAGAAAAACCGTCCGATCCGGATTACCCGTGTCCAGGCCGAATGATGCAAAGACCGGCTCTTCAGGAACGGATGATGGTTTCAGGGATGGCTGGAATGGGGTTGGCGACTCATAAGGCAGCGACGTATTTACCGCAATTGTCCGAACCTCATTTTGTCTCATGGTACCAGGAAAGAAAATACAAAAACCGATAATTACTCCCACAATTATTA
This region includes:
- a CDS encoding type II toxin-antitoxin system HicA family toxin, whose product is MTDKLPIISGKEVVKALCKLGYSINDQKGSHIHLRHPVRRPLTIPNHPEIARGTLRIIIKDADLTVEKFLELL
- a CDS encoding type II toxin-antitoxin system HicB family antitoxin — encoded protein: MDFKIAIEQDEDGWYVVTVPALPGCVSQGKTEEEAKKNIAEAIELHLSALARDGIPLYHRPGIKETFVAVDI